One genomic region from Natrarchaeobius halalkaliphilus encodes:
- a CDS encoding DUF7472 family protein, with amino-acid sequence MLDRERVIEIIVAVSAVLVMLGVMFYIGVTYGGENSVLSPDGAEMLVGAIVGFILLLTAVGIGLAFVLNEPGDGLEDEDTEAKNAA; translated from the coding sequence ATGCTTGATCGCGAGCGGGTCATCGAAATTATCGTGGCCGTCTCTGCCGTACTGGTGATGCTGGGTGTCATGTTCTACATCGGCGTAACCTACGGCGGGGAGAACAGCGTCCTCTCACCCGATGGCGCGGAGATGCTCGTCGGTGCGATCGTCGGCTTTATCCTCCTGCTGACGGCCGTCGGCATCGGGCTGGCATTCGTGCTGAACGAACCCGGAGACGGCCTCGAAGACGAGGATACCGAAGCGAAGAACGCAGCCTGA